The genomic segment GTGGATCGAGCTGTCGAGTAGCTGGCGGAGCTGGCTGTGGGCGACGGTGCCGACGATGGTCGGGCCAAGGCCCACGAGGTCCGCGTCCGTCGGCGAGACCAGCAGCGTGTGCAGGCACGGCATGTCGCCGGGAACATGGAAGGCGAGGGTCTGGCTGCGATCACCGACGATGCGCGACTGGTACAGGAAGCCGCTGACGACGAAGACGCAGCGGGTCGCGGCCTCGCCCTGGCGCAGCACGATCTCGCCATCCGAGACCTGGCGCAGCGTGGACGGCAAGCCCGCGATCTGTCGGCGCTCGTCCTCGGACAGGCCTTCGATCGCTTGCAGACGGGCGATGAACTTCGGATGCGGCATGGGCCTCGCGTGCCGCTTCAGCCGTCCCGCGGCCCCGGCGCCTCGGCCAAGCGACGCGACAGTTTCGCAAGTGTCCCGTCGGAAACCGGCGCGGATCGGAACTCGAGGATGGCGCGGGCGAGCTCCTGATCCGACATCGGCCGGACCGGCTCCTTCAGCCTTCCCTTCAGCAAGGCATCGTTGATGCTGTCCAGATGCTCGCCCGCCTCGGATGCGAACAGGCGGCGGATGCGCTCCAGCAGAGTGGTACTTTTCATGAGAAGGCCGGCTCGTCCGAAATCGGGGGGATTGGTGTGGCTGCGATCGGCGCGTCGCAAGCCGGTTAGCAACCTGTGCTTCCGATCTGCGTTCTAGTCCGCTGAACGCAAGCCGGACGTATCATTTGATAGAACCGGCGCGATTATTGGCGGCCCCATGGAAAAAGCTCACGACGTGCTGATACGGAACCTCGGCGAGCACACCGCGCTCGCAGATGAGGATATGGCCGAGATTCGCGCGCTGACCTTGTTGCTGCGCGATTTCGCGCCCAACGAGGATTTCATCCGCCAAGGCGACGAACCCGAGCATTCCGCTTTGGTCGTCTCCGGCATGGTCGCCCGCTACCACCTGCTCGGCAGCGGGCGGCGGCAATATCTGGCGTTCCATCTCACCGGCGATCTCCCGGACGCGCAGGGGCTGTTCATCGACCAGATGGATCACGGGCTCAGTGCGCTCGGGCCGGCGTCGGTCGCGTTCATCCCGCACCGCGAATTGTTCATCGCGTTCCGGCGGCGGCCGACCTTCAGCCTCGCCGTCTGGCGCGAGACTCTGCGCGATGCCGCGATCTTTCGCGAGGCCATCACCAACAACAGCGCCCGGCCGATGCAGGCGCGCATGGCGCACCTGTTTTGCGAGCTGTTCTACCGCGCCCGCGCGGCGCAGCTGGTGCGCGGCAATCGTTGCCGCGTGCCGATCAGCCTCGCGCAACTCGGCGAGACGCTCGGCATGGCGATCGCGACGGTGAACCGGACCCTCGGCGATCTCAGGCGCAGCGGAGCGATGGATCTTCGTGACGGCGAACTGGTCGTGCTGAAATGGCGCGAGCTGCAGCGGCTCGGCGATTTCAGTCCGGCCTATCTGCATCTGAAGCGGCAGTCGCCGCCGCTTGGGTGAGTCGGAGGCGTCAACCCTCCGCGGTTGCCGCTCCACCGCACACCTCGTCAAAATGCTTCTTCACCCAATCGTTGCAGCAGCAGGCCCTTGCTTCGAGCGCTGCTGCATCGAGGATCAGGATGGCGCCGCGGCGGGTCGCGAGGATGCGCCGCGCCTTGAACATCTGGATAACGCGGCTGGCATAGCTGCGGGAGACGCCCAGCATGCCGGCGAGCTGCTCGTGCGTGAGGGGAATCTCGGCTCCGCCGATATGTTCATGCGCGGAGATGATCCACTTGGCGGCACGCTGCTCGATCGAATGTGCAGCGTTGCAGGCCGCGGTCTGCAGCAGCTGCGCGAACTGGCAGTCGGCATAGCGCGCGAAGGCCTCCTGGAGTGTCGCCGACCTCTGCTGCGCCTGCTCGAGCGCGCGCAGCGGCAGCCGCACCAGGGTGCCGCCAAGCTTCACGATCATGCGCGAATAGGCGAGCGAAGGGCTGCGGCCGGCGGCGATCCCCACCGCGCCCTCGCGCCCCACCAGCAGGCTTTCCACCTCGCGATCGTCCTCGACCGGCACGGCGAACGACACCAGCGCGGGCCCGCATGGAAAATGGACCGCGGCGACATCGTCGCCGGCGTGATGCAGGACGTGGCTCGCCTCGAGTTCGACCGGCTGGAGGTGAGGCGCGAGCAGCTCGAAATCCGGATCATTGAGCTGCCGGAGCAGATCGTTC from the Bradyrhizobium sp. WBAH42 genome contains:
- a CDS encoding Crp/Fnr family transcriptional regulator: MEKAHDVLIRNLGEHTALADEDMAEIRALTLLLRDFAPNEDFIRQGDEPEHSALVVSGMVARYHLLGSGRRQYLAFHLTGDLPDAQGLFIDQMDHGLSALGPASVAFIPHRELFIAFRRRPTFSLAVWRETLRDAAIFREAITNNSARPMQARMAHLFCELFYRARAAQLVRGNRCRVPISLAQLGETLGMAIATVNRTLGDLRRSGAMDLRDGELVVLKWRELQRLGDFSPAYLHLKRQSPPLG
- a CDS encoding Crp/Fnr family transcriptional regulator; this encodes MTGRPQNDLLRQLNDPDFELLAPHLQPVELEASHVLHHAGDDVAAVHFPCGPALVSFAVPVEDDREVESLLVGREGAVGIAAGRSPSLAYSRMIVKLGGTLVRLPLRALEQAQQRSATLQEAFARYADCQFAQLLQTAACNAAHSIEQRAAKWIISAHEHIGGAEIPLTHEQLAGMLGVSRSYASRVIQMFKARRILATRRGAILILDAAALEARACCCNDWVKKHFDEVCGGAATAEG
- a CDS encoding Crp/Fnr family transcriptional regulator; this encodes MPHPKFIARLQAIEGLSEDERRQIAGLPSTLRQVSDGEIVLRQGEAATRCVFVVSGFLYQSRIVGDRSQTLAFHVPGDMPCLHTLLVSPTDADLVGLGPTIVGTVAHSQLRQLLDSSIHLTRAFWRETLVDAAISRQWIARLGAQAALPKVAHLICELAARLAVVGLVKGNGFQMPMTQRHVADACGLSIVHVNRTIQELRHRGFIAWEGSEIELLQPDELRRLADFTPDYLS